A single Diceros bicornis minor isolate mBicDic1 chromosome 7, mDicBic1.mat.cur, whole genome shotgun sequence DNA region contains:
- the LOC131407881 gene encoding olfactory receptor 6M1-like produces the protein MALRNQTTVIEFTLISFPVIQELQILLFVILLLVYMLTITGNFVIISLIWTDNRLQTPMYFFLSNLSFLDILFTTTIAPKLLACLLGEKKTISFAGCIIQIYFYFFLGTMEFILLAVMSFDRYVAICYPLRYTIVMKSRVCFLLVLGCWVGAFLSVLCPIIVVSRLPYCTEEISHFFCDIAPLLQVACVDTHLIEMINFFLSSLVVLTSLVLTIVSYTYLISTILRIPSAQGRQKAFSTCASHITVISIAYGSSIFTYVRPNQSYSLDFDKVTAVLTTVVTPLLNPFIYSLRNEKVKEVLRDSINKIVPPHSKGT, from the coding sequence ATGGCCCTGAGAAATCAGACCACTGTGATTGAATTCACCTTGATCTCCTTTCCCGTTATTCAGGAGCTTCAGATCCTGCTGTTTGTCATTCTTCTGCTGGTTTATATGCTCACCATAACAGGAAACTTTGTCATTATTTCCTTAATATGGACCGATAATCGTCTCCAAACACcgatgtacttcttcctcagtaATCTGTCATTTTTGGATATTTTGTTCACAACTACTATTGCCCCAAAGTTGCTAGCTTGCCTGTTAGGAGAGAAGAAAACCATATCTTTTGCTGGTTGCATCATCCAAAtatatttctacttctttcttgGGACAATGGAGTTTATCCTCCTGGCAGTGATGTCCTTTGACCGCTACGTGGCCATCTGTTACCCCCTGCGCTACACCATCGTCATGAAGAGCAGAGTATGTTTCCTGCTGGTTCTGGGCTGTTGGGTGGGGGCCTTCCTGTCAGTGCTCTGCCCAATTATTGTGGTGTCCAGATTGCCATACTGCACTGAAGAAATTAGTCATTTCTTCTGTGACATTGCTCCTTTACTTCAGGTGGCCTGTGTTGATACTCATCTCATTGAGATGATAAACTTCTTCTTATCTTCCCTTGTGGTCCTGACTTCGCTGGTGCTCACCATCGTCTCCTATACCTACCTCATTTCTACCATCCTGCGCATCCCCTCAGCCCAAGGACGTCAGAAAGCCTTTTCCACCTGTGCAAGTCACATCACTGTCATCTCCATTGCCTATGGCAGCTCCATCTTCACGTACGTGAGGCCCAACCAGAGCTATTCACTGGACTTTGACAAAGTGACAGCTGTCCTCACTACAGTAGTGACCCCTCTTCTTAACCCCTTCATTTACAGCTTGAGGAATGAAAAGGTAAAGGAAGTCCTGAGAGATTCAATTAACAAGATAGTTCCACCACATTCCAAAGGAACATGA